In Danio aesculapii chromosome 12, fDanAes4.1, whole genome shotgun sequence, the sequence tgctgggttttttttttaaagtgttttgttaatgtttgtaaATCTTTTCTTTACattgcatattttttattaatgttgtttttcagGCAGGATGATGTTTGCTTTGCTCGTCACGCTGTGCATAAGTGCAGTGTTTGCTGCTCCAACTATAGACATTCATTTAGATGACCATTGGAACTCCTGGAAGAGCCAGCATGGAAAAAGCTATCATGAGGTGAGAAGACTATAGTTTGTAGCCATATATCAGCTTAACATGAAAGAAGCAACGCATGTTTATGTGTTTGTAATGAACTTGGGCTTTGCAATGGCTGACATATCTGCTTTCTTCTCCAGGACGTAGAGGTTGGGAGGAGAATGATTTGGGAGGAAAACTTAAGAAAAATTGAGCAACACAACTTTGAGTACTCCATGGGAAACCACACATTTAAACTGGGAATGAATCAATTTGGTGACATGGTGAGCAGTTTAGTATTACTGTCAAGTCATTTATTTCTCCTATCTATATTCCTATCTATATTTGTACATTCCAAATTgtcaaaaagataaaaaaaacaatcaaaatgcaCGGATGATTTATTAGTGTGAATTAGATCAGAATGCTGTTGTttctttattaaatgattaaattacagTCAACAACATCCTGGATTGGAGATTTAAGCCCTGCGTGTTTTAACGAATCTTCAGCAAAATGACTTTAATTCTCAATCTGAGGTGCTATCGATACCTTTTAAAGTACTATTTGTAAGGctgttttattaaaacttttcACAACATTCCCTTTTAGACAAATGAGGAGTTCAGACACGCAATGAATGGTTATAAGCATGACCCCAACCGGAAGTCAAAGGGCGCATTGTTCATGGATCCCAGCTTTTTTGCAGCCCCTCAACTGATTGACTGGAGGCAGAGGGGCTATGTTACTCCTGTCAAAGACCAGGTGAGTTTAAAGTAACTGAAAACTGCTAATGTTTTACGCTAAATTCGGTAGTAGTTGCATATTTTACAATTAATCTATTTCCAGTTGAACAGGTAAACCCAGTTTGTGCTAAAATATAAATGGCTTTTaaatttcagtatgtgtatctgtagCTTTACTGTTTGGTGACTCTTCTGTCTTGTGATTTTTAGAAACAATGTGGATCTTGCTGGTCTTTCAGTTCAACTGGTGCCTTGGAGGGTCAGCTCTTCCGTAAAACTGGAAGGCTGGTTTCTCTGAGTGAGCAAAACTTGGTGGACTGTTCCAGACCACAGGGCAATCAAGGCTGTAACGGAGGCCTCATGGACCAGGCCTTCCTGTATGTTAAAGAGAACAAAGGGCTGGATTCTGAGCAGTCATACCCTTATCTTGCAAGGGTAAGAATCATATTGTGACAGtttctaagcaaaaaaaaaaaaacgttttcttTTGAAGACATGGGATTTAACTGCTGTATTTgcaaattgtaaaataatttgatTTTGGTTTTCTTAATCTCTTTGAATGAATGTCACTTAGTATTTTGAGACTCCAATGtagcatttttttcttattttaacttTGCTCTTGTAGGATGATCTGCCATGCCGGTATGACCCCCGTTTTAATGTCGCTAAAGACACTGGATTTGTGGACATTCCCAGTGGTAATGAGCTTGCTTTGATGAATGCTGTTGCTGCTGTGGGTCCTGTATCTGTTGCTATTGATGCAGGACATCAATCCATACAGTTCTATCAGTCTGGTAGGTGTCTGATATCCCTCAACTCTAGTTTAACTGGATATTTGCTAAAATGGTTGTTTATGCAACTTTTACAAACTTAACTTACTCTGCCTGAATTTACTCTGCCCTCTGCCTCCTTTCTAATATTCTGAACTTTAGGCATCTATTTTGAGCCGACGTGCAGCAGTAGTCAACTTGATCATGGAGTCTTGGTGGTTGGCTATGGTTATCAGGGTGCTAATGTTGCTGGGAATAGATACTGGATTGTGAAGAACAGGTATGATGCCAAAAATCTTTAGTTTTGCGGACACAAGCTTGATTGCATGTTTTCATATTCTATTATTTCTTTCAACTTTTTTTAGCTGGACGGACAAATGGGGTGACGGAGGCTACATCTACATGGCTAAAGACAAAAACAATCACTGTGGCATTGCAACATCGGCCAGCTATCCCCTAATGTAAGGCCACTTGAGCCTTCTCTGCATTGTGAAAAAGACAAGTTTATggtttctctttatttttaatgtattttacatttttctattTCATCAAATTGTACTGCAGTTAGGGCTATGATATGTAGTAGTTT encodes:
- the LOC130238367 gene encoding procathepsin L-like, which codes for MMFALLVTLCISAVFAAPTIDIHLDDHWNSWKSQHGKSYHEDVEVGRRMIWEENLRKIEQHNFEYSMGNHTFKLGMNQFGDMTNEEFRHAMNGYKHDPNRKSKGALFMDPSFFAAPQLIDWRQRGYVTPVKDQKQCGSCWSFSSTGALEGQLFRKTGRLVSLSEQNLVDCSRPQGNQGCNGGLMDQAFLYVKENKGLDSEQSYPYLARDDLPCRYDPRFNVAKDTGFVDIPSGNELALMNAVAAVGPVSVAIDAGHQSIQFYQSGIYFEPTCSSSQLDHGVLVVGYGYQGANVAGNRYWIVKNSWTDKWGDGGYIYMAKDKNNHCGIATSASYPLM